The Salvelinus fontinalis isolate EN_2023a chromosome 24, ASM2944872v1, whole genome shotgun sequence genome has a segment encoding these proteins:
- the sirt2 gene encoding NAD-dependent protein deacetylase sirtuin-2, translated as MSDVPESSNREEVEDNTPEPEEQSDDSSDDGEASGDTEMDFLRNLFSKTLGISGEKVLDELTLEGVASYIQSGKCKNIICMVGAGISTSAGIPDFRSPDTGLYANLQKYSLPYPEAIFQIDYFKKHPEPFFALARELYPGQFKPTVCHYFIKLLKDKGLLKRCYSQNIDTLERVAGLEGEDLIEAHGTFYTSHCVSFMCRKEYDLDWMKEKIFSDDIPKCDKCSNLVKPDIVFFGENLPKRFFTSMTVDFPRCDLLIIMGTSLQVQPFAALVGRVSNSCPRLLINLEKAGGADPLLGMIGIGGGMDFDSAKAYRDVAHISTCDDGCLALAELLGWKVELEEMVKREHEKINSKAEEKQTNQSSGAAGKAESGKAESGKAESGKAESGKAESGKAESGKAESGKAESGKAESGKAESGKAESGKAESEKAESEKAESGKAEVE; from the exons ATGTCTGATGTACCAG AATCTTCTAACAGAGAAGAGGTCGAGGACAACACCCCTGAACCAGAG GAGCAGTCAGACGATAGCAGTGACGACGGCGAGGCATCAGGGGACACAGAAA TGGATTTCCTGCGCAATCTCTTCTCTAAAACCTTGGGCATATCTGGAGAGAAGGTTTTGGATGAGCTGACTCTTGAGGGGGTGGCCAGTTACATACAAAGTGGCAAAT GCAAAAACATAATCTGTATGGTGGGGGCAGGGATCTCTACAT CGGCTGGGATCCCTGACTTCCGCTCCCCAGACACGGGGCTCTATGCTAACCTGCAGAAGTACAGCTTGCCATACCCTGAGGCTATCTTCCAGATAGACTACTTTAAG AAACACCCTGAGCCCTTCTTTGCCCTGGCCAGGGAGCTGTACCCAGGACAATTTAAG CCCACAGTATGTCACTACTTCATCAAATTGCTGAAGGACAAGGGGCTACTCAAACGCTGCTACTCACAG AATATTGACACCCTGGAACGTGTAGcaggactggagggagaggacCTGATTGAAGCCCACGGCACCTTCTACACCTCACACTGTGTCAGCTTTATGTGCCGCAAAGAGTACGACTTGGACTGGATGAAAG AGAAAATCTTCTCGGATGACATCCCCAAATGTGACAAGTGCAGCAATCTGGTGAAACCAG ATATTGTTTTCTTTGGTGAGAATCTACCGAAGAGGTTCTTCACCTCAATGACCGTG GACTTTCCTCGCTGTGATCTGCTGATTATAATGGGGACCTCCCTGCAGGTTCAGCCCTTTGCTGCTCTGGTTGGCAG GGTTTCAAACAGCTGCCCCAGACTACTCATTAACCTGGAGAAAGCAGGCGGT GCAGATCCTCTATTAGGGATGATTGGCATTGGCGGAGGGATGGACTTTGACTCAGCGAAAGCATACAG GGATGTGGCTCATATTAGTACATGTGATGATGGATGCTTGGCACTTGCTGAGCTACTGGGATGGAAg gTGGAGCTGGAAGAGATGGTGAAACGGGAGCATGAGAAGATTAACAGCAAAGCCGAAGAGAAACAGACAAATCAGAGCTCTGGAGCTGCAGGGAAGGCGGAGTCAGGGAAGGCGGAGTCAGGGAAGGCGGAGTCAGGGAAGGCGGAGTCAGGGAAGGCGGAGTCAGGGAAGGCGGAGTCAGGGAAGGCGGAGTCAGGGAAGGCGGAGTCAGGGAAGGCGGAGTCAGGGAAGGCGGAGTCAGGGAAGGCGGAGTCAGGGAAGGCGGAGTCTGAGAAGGCGGAGTCTGAGAAGGCGGAGTCAGGGAAGGCGGAGGTAGAATAA